The following is a genomic window from uncultured Propionivibrio sp..
CGGCCGCATCCGGTCTGCACTTCGTCGGCGATCAGCAGCAGCCCCTGCGCATCGCACAGTGCGCGCAGCGCGCGCAGGAATTCTGGCGAGGCCGGAATCACACCTGCCTCGCCTTGTACCGGTTCGAGCATGATCGCCACCGTCTTCGGCCCCAGGCAGGCCACCACCGAATCGATGTCGTTGAGGCGCGCCTTTGGAAAACCCTCGACCTGCGGCCGGAAGAGTACGTCCCAGCCGGGTTTCCCGCTCGCCGACATGGTTGCCAGCGTGCGTCCGTGGAAAGCATCGACGAAGGTCACGATCTCATGTGCGCCCCCTTTGTGCAGTTGGCCCCATTTGCGCGCCAGCTTGATCGCGCCTTCGTTGGCTTCGGCGCCCGAACTCGCGAAGAAAACCTGATCGAAGCCGCTGTTGGCCGTCAGCAGACCGGCCAGTTCGAGCGCCGGCGCGTTGTAGAAGGCCGGACTCGGATTGATCAACGTCGCTGCCTGCTCGGCGATGGCACGCACCACCGGTGCCGGCGAATGGCCGAGACAATTCACTGCCCAGCCTTGTACCCAATCGAGATAACGCCGCCGGCATTGTCGATCACGTACGCGCCCTCGCCGCGGACGAGAACAAAGGGGGGACGGGCGGCGACCGGCATCAGCGCGGCGACATGCTGGGCAGACATTTCCATGACAGGCTCCTTTCTGACGGTTGAAAAACAAAAAGGCCACGGCGAAATGCCGTGGCCTTGCAGATTCGTTCCGGTTAAACCGGGAGGATCACGAAGTTGCGATCGGGAATCCTCCGGACAGACACGCGTGCCACGGCAAGACGCAAGTGCGTCGGATCGCGGTGCAGCGTCGGCAGGAGAAGATCGCTGGATTCATGACAGTATCTTTGCCGAGAACGCCCGCCCTGTCAAATGCGGCCTTCCGTGCCGCTGCCAGGCGCCGGAGAAAGCCGGCAAACCGCGTATAATTCGCGGTTTACTTCTCATCTTGCCGACTACTTCATCATGCAGGAAAAATACCAACCCCAAGAAATCGAGCTGGCTGCCCAGGCACACTGGAAAAAGACCGGCGCCGCGCGTGCCGTCGAGGATGCCTCGAAGCCCAAATACTACTGTCTGTCGATGTTCCCCTACCCGTCAGGCAAGCTGCACATGGGCCACGTCCGCAATTACACGATCGGCGACGTGCTCAGCCGCTTCAAGAAGATGCAGGGCTTCAACGTCATGCAACCGATGGGGTGGGATGCTTTCGGCATGCCCGCGGAAAACGCTGCAATCCAGAACAACGTGCCGCCGGCACAGTGGACCTACTCCAACATCGAGTACATGAAGGGGCAGCTCAACCGCCTCGGTTTTGCGCTCGACTGGGAACGCGAAGTCGCCACCTGCCGGCCTGAGTACTACCGCTGGGAACAATGGCTGTTCACTCGCCTGTTCGAAAAGGGCCTCGTCTATAAGCGTTACGGCACGGTTAACTGGGACCCGATCGATCAGACCGTACTGGCCAACGAGCAGGTCATCGACGGCCGCGGCTGGCGTTCGGGTGCGCTGATCGAAAAGCGCGAAATCCCGATGTACTACATGAAGATCACGGCCTATGCCGAAGAACTGCTCGCCGACCTCGACCAGCTGACCGGCTGGCCGGAGCAGGTCAAGCTGATGCAGAAGAACTGGATTGGCAAGAGTGAAGGCGTGCGTTTCGCCTTCCCCTACACGCTTGACGGCGAAGCCGGCAAGCTCTGGGTATTCACGACGCGCGCCGACACGATCATGGGCGTCACCTTCGTCGCCGTCGCTGCCGAGCACCCGCTTGCCACCCGCGCCGCCAAGGACAACCCTCAACTGGCCGAGTTCATCGAGGAATGCAAGCAAGGCGGCGTCGCCGAGGCCGACCTCGCGACGATGGAAAAGAAGGGCATGCCGACCGGCATCTTCGTCACTCACCCGCTGACCGGCGCCCAAGTCGAAGTCTGGGTTGGCAACTACGTGCTGATGGGCTACGGCGATGGCGCGGTCATGGCAGTCCCGGCCCATGACGAACGCGACTTCGCCTTTGCCAAGAAGTACGACCTGACGATCACCCAGGTCATCGGCGAAAAGAACGCCGACGGCACCGAGAAAGTCTTCTCGACCGAGGCCTGGCAGGAATGGTACGCCACCAAGGACGGCTATTGCGTCGCCTCGGGCAAATACACCGGCCTCAGCTACAAGGCCGCCGTCGACGCCATTGCCGCCGACCTCGCGGCGAAAGACCTCGGCGAGAAGAAAGTGCAGTTCCGCCTGCGCGACTGGGGCATCTCGCGGCAGCGCTACTGGGGCTGCCCGATCCCGATCATCCACTGTGACAGTTGCGGCGACGTGCCGGTCCCGGATGAGCAACTGCCTGTCGTGCTGCCCGAGAACGTCACCGTCACCGGCGCCGGCAGCCCGCTCGCCAAGATGCCGGAGTTCTACGAATGCACTTGCCCGAAATGCGGCAAGCCGGCCCGGCGCGAGACCGACACGATGGACACCTTCGTCGAATCGTCGTGGTACTTCCTGCGCTACTGCTGCCCGGACAATGACAAAGCCATGGTCGACGAGCGCGTCGCCTACTGGTGCAAGGGCGGCATCGACCAGTACATCGGCGGCATCGAGCACGCCATCCTGCACCTGCTCTACTCGCGCTTCTGGACCAAGCTGATGCGCGACACCGGCCTGTTCGGCAGCGAGAAACTCGACGAGCCCTTCGCCAACCTGCTGACGCAGGGCATGGTGGTGGCACCAACTTTCTATCGCGAAGAAGCCGACGGCAAGAAGCAGTGGATCAACCCGGCCGACGTCGAGCTGACCTGCGACGAGCGCGGTCGCCCGACTGCCGCGACGCTGGCCGCCGACGGCCTGCCGGTCGCGATCGGCGGCATCGAGAAAATGTCGAAGTCGAAGAACAACGGCGTCGATCCGCAGGCGCTGATCGACCAGTTCGGCGCCGACACGGCCCGTCTGTTCATCATGTTCGCCTCGCCGCCCGACCAGTCGCTCGAATGGTCCGACGCCGGCGTCGAAGGCGGCTATCGCTTCCTCAAGCGCCTGTGGCGTCTGGTCTTCGAACACGTCTCGGGTGGCGTGGTGCCGGCGTTCGCCGGCGGCGAACTCAGCGCTGAACTCAAAACTTTCCGCCGCCAGCTCCACCAGACGATCGGCAAGGTCACCGACGACTACGGCCGCCGCCAGCAATTCAACACCGCCATCGCCGCGGTGATGGAACTGCTCAACGCCTACGCCAAGCTGACCGACACGAGCGAGGCCGCACGGCAAGTCCGCCAGGAAGCGCTCGAAGCCGTGGCGCTGCTGCTCTTCCCTATCGTGCCGCACATCTGCGAAGCGCTCTTCACCGCGCTCAAGCCGGGTCAGACCGTCGGCGAGCAACGCTTCCCGACGGTCGACGACAGCGCGCTCGTTCAGGACGAAATCGAGCTCGTGCTGCAGGTCAACGGCAAGCATCGCGGCAACCTCCGCGTGCCGGCGCAAGCCAGCAAGGCGGAAATCGAAGCGGCTGCGATCGCCAGCGAAGGCGCGCAGCGCCACCTCGAAGGCAAGCCGGCGAAGAAGGTAATCGTCGTGCCCGGACGCCTCGTCAACATCGTCGTCTGACGCCACGGAGACCGCCAACATGCGCCTGCCCGTCGTTCTCGGCCTGCTCGCCAGCCTGATCCTCGGTCTCGCCGGCTGCGGTTTTCAGCTGCGCGGGTCGTACACGCTGCCGTATGAAAGCCTCTACGTCGCCATCCCGGATTACTCGGTCATTGGCGCCGGCTTCAAGCGTGCCATCCGCAGCACCGGTTCGACGCGCCTGGTCCAGGCCGCCGACCTGGCGCAGGCGACCTTCCAGCCGACCGCCGAACTCCGGCAACCGGTGATCCTGTCGCTCTCAAGCGCCGGTCGCGTCCGCGAAAAGCGCCTAAGCTACCGCTACAGCTTCCGCATCGTCGACGCCAAGGGCCGCGACCTGATCCTGCCGACCACGATCGACCTGTTCCGCGACATCAGCTACGCCGACTCCGACGTACTGGCCAAGACGCAGGAAGAAGACCTGCTCTGGCGCGATATGGAAAACGACCTGGTGCAGCAACTGATGCGACGTATCGCCACCACCCAGCCGACCTTCCCGCAAGACGAGGAATAGACGGCCATGCAGCTTCGCGGCGATCAACTGGCTGTCCATCTCGAACGCGAGCTGAGCCCGGTCTACGCCGTTTATGGTGACGAACCGCTGCTCGTCATCGAAGCCGCTGACGCGATCCGTGCGGCAGCTCGGCAACGCGGCTTCGATGAACGCCAGGTGCTGACAGCGCTACCCGGCTTCAACTGGATCGAACTGTCGCAGGCTGCCGGCAATCTCTCGCTGTTCGGTGGCAGGACGCTGATCGACCTGCGCCTGCCGACCGGAAAGCCCGGACGGGAAGGCAGCGCAGCGCTGCAAGCCTATTGCGCCCGGCCATCACCCGATACGCTGTTGCTCGTCACCCTGCCGGAACTCGACTGGACCGAGGAAAAGGCCGCGTGGCTCAAGGCACTCGGCGATGCCGGCGTCCTGCTCAAGCTCAATGCGCCCAAGCTCAATGAACTGCCGGCCTGGATCGCCGGGCGCCTGCGCCACCAGAATCAGACGGCTGAACCCGATGCGTTGCGCTTCATCGCCGAGCGCGTCGAAGGCAACCTGCTGGCAGCGCACCAGGAAATCCTCAAGCTTGGCCTGCTGCACCCCCCCGGCGCGTTGTCACTGCACGACGTTCAGCAGGCCGTGCTCAACGTCGCCCGCTACGACCTCGACGGGCTGCGCGAAGCCTTGCTTGCCGGCGACGCCGGCCGGCTGACACGCACGCTGGAAGGGCTCGAACAGGAAGGCGAAGCGCCACCGCTGGTGCTCTGGGCGATAACCGAGGAAATCCGTGCGCTGGCAATCGTCAAGGCCGGACAAGCGAGCAACAAGCCGATCGACATGCTCTTCAAGGAAGCACGCGTCTGGGGCCCGCGGCAGACGCCGTTCCGGCGGGCGCTGCAACGGCTGGAGACGGCAACGGTGCAGTCGGCGCTGGCCGATGCCGCGCGTATCGACCGCCTCGTCAAAGGCATCGGCAACGGCGATATCTGGAATGAATTCGTGCGTCTGGGATTGAAGCTGTGCGCGACGCAATGACAAAAGCGTAAAAAGAAAGAAACTCGGAACCCGGCGCGGCGCGCGCTGAATCCCTGCCCGAATCAGTGTTCGGAGGATTCCTCGGGTTCGTCGGGCGCCAGGTGTTCCCAGAGGCAATCGTCGCGCCATTCGAACTCGTCGTTGAGTCCCTGACAGCACTTGCTCTGGACGAGGCACTCGCCTTCGGTACAGTCGTCGACGACGACCACCCGCAATTCAGGATCGACGGTGCGCTTTCCGTCCCAATAGCTGCAGGTGGCGCAGACCTTGATCTCGGCAGGAAGAATCAGTTTTTTACCCATGTCGGCATGCGTGTGAGCTTCGGTCTGCATGTGAGTCGCTTTTTCAGCAATGGTTCAATGAAGTTCGCCTGTGCTCGCTATAATCGGAGATCGTATCAGGCAAACGGGACAAAAAATGGATATCAAGCAGTACGTTGAAACCGTCGGAAAGCAGGCCCGGCAGGCATCGCGCGCCATGGCCCGCGCCGACACGCGCGCCAAGAACCTGGCGCTGCAGCAGATCGCTGCCGGAATCCGGCAACATTCTACTGCAATCCTTGAGGCAAATCATCGCGATATGACAGCTGCCGAGGCCGCCGGCCTCGAAACTGCGATGCTCGACCGCTTGCGCCTGACCGAAAAATCGGTGGCGCAAATGGCTGACGGTGTCGAACAGATCGCCGCGTTGCCCGATCCGATTGGCGAGATCAGCGATCTCAAATTCCGGCCGAGCGGCATCCAGGTCGGCAAAATGCGCGTCCCGCTCGGCGTTATCGGCATCATCTACGAGGCACGTCCGAACGTCACTGCCGACGCTGCGGCGCTGTGCCTCAAGTCAGGCAATGCCGCGATCCTTCGCGGTGGCTCGGAAGCCATCGGCAGCAACCGCATCATCGCCCGACTGGTGCAGGAAGGCCTCGTCGCCGCCGGCCTGCCGGCGCATGCCGTTCAGGTCATCGACACCACCGACCGCGCTGCCGTCGGCCATCTGATCACCCTCCGCGACCATGTCGATGTGATCGTACCCCGTGGCGGCAAGGGCCTGATCGCACGATTGCTTGCCGAATCGCGCATCCCGATGATCCAGCATCTGGACGGCAACTGTCATGTCTACCTGGACGACAACGCTGACGCCGCGATGGCGCTCAGCATCGTCGAAAATGCCAAGACACAGCGTTATGGCACCTGCAACACGACCGAATCACTGCTTGTCGCGCGTTCTCGCGCCAACGACCTGTTGCCGCCGATCGCCGCGATGCTGAACGCCAAAGGCGTGGAAATCCGCGGCTGTGCCGAGACACTGGCGATCATCGGCAATGCCGTCCCCGCCAGCGAGGAAGACTATGCCACCGAGTTCCTTGCCCCGATCATTTCGGTCAAGGTCGTCGCCGACATCGACGAAGCGATCGCGCACATCAACCACTACAGTTCGCATCACACCGAAACCATCGTCAGTGGCGACTATGGCAAGGCGCTGCGTTTCCTGCGCGAGGTCGACTCGGCCTCGGTCATGGTCAATGCCTCGACACGCTTCGCCGACGGTTTCGAATACGGCCTGGGCGCCGAAATCGGCATCTCGACCGACAAGATCCACGCCCGCGGACCGGTCGGACTGGAAGGCCTGACGAGCCAGAAATGGATCGTCCTCGGCACCGGACAAGTCAGGAGCTGACGCCATGACGGCCGAGATCCGCACCTCCTACCAGGGCATCGTCCGTGCACCGGGCTTTTCGATCGGCATCTGTTGCGACGACATGGAAGTCCAGACGCTGGCCTACCTCGAACCCCAGGCCGAACTGCCGCCGCGGAATGCGCTCGCCGCCGAAACGATGCGTCAACTGCAGGCTTATCTCGACGACCCTGAAGCTCCCTTCAGCCTGCCCTTGCGGCCATCCGGCACGGCTTTCCAGCGCCGCGTCTGGGCGGAGATCGCGACCATCCCCTGTCATCAGACGCGCAGTTACGGCGAGCTTGCCTCGTCGCTGCATAATGCGCCGCGCGCCGTCGGTCAGGCCTGTGGTGCCAATCCGTTCCCGCTCGTCGTCCCGTGCCACCGCGTCATTGCGGCCAGCGGCGGCCTCGGCGGCTTCGCCCGGCAGCGCGGCGGTTTCCTGATCGAGGTCAAGCGCTGGCTGCTGACCCATGAAGGCTGTTGACGCCGACCGGAACGGCCAGACCGACGTCGCCCCCGCAGAAATCGCCGATATCGATGATTTCTGCGACGCGCTCTGGCTCGAGGATGGCCTCGCCAAGGCCTCGCTGGCAAGCTACCGCAGTGATCTCAAGCACCTCGCCCGCTGGTTGGCGCAGCATGGCGGCTCTCGCCTCGCGGAGGCCGACGAAAGCAACCTGATCGGCTTCGTCGCCGAACTCTCCGGCACGCTGAAGTCCGCTTCGCAGGCACGCTACCTCGCCACGATCCGGCGATTTTTCCGCCATTTGCTCAGACGCGGCAGAATCCACAGCGACCCAACCCTGAAGATCGCTCTGCCGGCCAGGCAGGCACGCTTGCCCAAGATCATTTCCGAAAAGCAGATCGAAGCCCTGCTCGCGGCCCCGCCCGACGACACGGCGCTTGGACAACGCGATCGCGCCATGCTGGAGACGCTGTACGCGACTGGCCTGCGTGTTTCCGAACTGGTGGCGCTGAAACTGCACGAGATCAACCTCGACATGGGCGTCGTACGCGCATTCGGCAAAGGCAGCAAGGAACGCCTCGTGCCACTCGGCGAAACCGCCATTGACGCGATCAGGGACTATCTGACGGTCGCCCGCCGCGAACTGCTGAAGGGCCGACAAAGCGACGACCTGTTCGTCACCGCCCGCGGCGCCGGCATGACCCGCCAGGCCTTCTGGCACCTGACCAAGCGCTATGCCTCCGGCGCCGGCATGGACGCCGCGCGGCTATCGCCGCACGTGCTGCGCCACGCCTTCGCCACCCACTTGCTCAATCATGGCGCCGACCTGCGCGTCGTACAGATGCTCCTCGGCCACGCCGACATTTCCACGACGCAGATCTATACCCATGTCGCCCGCGAACGTTTGAAGTCCTTGCATGTCAGACACCATCCGCGCGGCTAGCGTGCTCCCGATACGCCGGAGATTGATTGAGGACACACCACAGAAACTTCACGACATTTCCTCATTAATACCTGCAAAAAAATCACATTGCAAAAACGCATTTCGTGGCATGATAAATTGAAAACCATGTCCAAGCGTGTTGTTGTACCATACAACCAATTCATTCTTCAGGACCCACCGCGATGATGGAGTTACTCACCTCGCCCCAGTTATTCTGGATTCCGCTGGCACAAATCATCGGTGTCAACATCGTGCTCTCGGGCGATAACGCAGTCGTCATTGCCTTGGCCGCCCGCTCCCTGCCGCCGGCCCAACAAAAGAAAGCGATCGTCTGGGGGTCTGGTGCGGCGATCGTCATGCGGATCGTCCTGACGCTGACCGCCGTCGCGCTGCTGACGATGCCCTACCTCAAACTCGTCGGCTCGGCGCTGCTGCTCTGGATCGGCATTCAGCTCATCAACTCCGATGACGAAGGCGAGAACATCGAATCGAGCAGCAACCTGGTCGCGGCAATCAAGACCATCCTGATCGCCGACCTCGTCATGAGCCTCGACAACGTCATCGCCGTCGCGGCTGCCGCCAAGGGCAGCTTCGTGTTGCTGATGATCGGCCTGGCGATTTCAATTCCGCTCGTCATTTTTGGCGCGACGATGTTGCTGCGGTTGATGGAGCGTTTCCCGATCATCATCACGATCGGCGCAGCCTTGCTAGGTTACGTCAGCGGCGAAATGGCAGTCACCGACCCGGCCGTGCACCACTGGATCAACGACAACCTGCCGCTGCTGCACAACATCCTTCCCGGAAGCTTCGCCGTACTCGTCGTCGTCGTCGGCAAACTGCTCTTCAAGCGCAAGATGGCTGCTACGGCCTTAACCGAGGAGAAGTGTTGATGAAAAACATCCTGCTGCCGGTCGACGGATCCGAATGCGCGCTGCGTGCAGTGGCACTTGCCATTGCCAAGATCAGCCACTACCGCACGCC
Proteins encoded in this region:
- the holA gene encoding DNA polymerase III subunit delta, with translation MQLRGDQLAVHLERELSPVYAVYGDEPLLVIEAADAIRAAARQRGFDERQVLTALPGFNWIELSQAAGNLSLFGGRTLIDLRLPTGKPGREGSAALQAYCARPSPDTLLLVTLPELDWTEEKAAWLKALGDAGVLLKLNAPKLNELPAWIAGRLRHQNQTAEPDALRFIAERVEGNLLAAHQEILKLGLLHPPGALSLHDVQQAVLNVARYDLDGLREALLAGDAGRLTRTLEGLEQEGEAPPLVLWAITEEIRALAIVKAGQASNKPIDMLFKEARVWGPRQTPFRRALQRLETATVQSALADAARIDRLVKGIGNGDIWNEFVRLGLKLCATQ
- a CDS encoding methylated-DNA--[protein]-cysteine S-methyltransferase produces the protein MTAEIRTSYQGIVRAPGFSIGICCDDMEVQTLAYLEPQAELPPRNALAAETMRQLQAYLDDPEAPFSLPLRPSGTAFQRRVWAEIATIPCHQTRSYGELASSLHNAPRAVGQACGANPFPLVVPCHRVIAASGGLGGFARQRGGFLIEVKRWLLTHEGC
- the lptE gene encoding LPS assembly lipoprotein LptE; translated protein: MRLPVVLGLLASLILGLAGCGFQLRGSYTLPYESLYVAIPDYSVIGAGFKRAIRSTGSTRLVQAADLAQATFQPTAELRQPVILSLSSAGRVREKRLSYRYSFRIVDAKGRDLILPTTIDLFRDISYADSDVLAKTQEEDLLWRDMENDLVQQLMRRIATTQPTFPQDEE
- the leuS gene encoding leucine--tRNA ligase; the encoded protein is MQEKYQPQEIELAAQAHWKKTGAARAVEDASKPKYYCLSMFPYPSGKLHMGHVRNYTIGDVLSRFKKMQGFNVMQPMGWDAFGMPAENAAIQNNVPPAQWTYSNIEYMKGQLNRLGFALDWEREVATCRPEYYRWEQWLFTRLFEKGLVYKRYGTVNWDPIDQTVLANEQVIDGRGWRSGALIEKREIPMYYMKITAYAEELLADLDQLTGWPEQVKLMQKNWIGKSEGVRFAFPYTLDGEAGKLWVFTTRADTIMGVTFVAVAAEHPLATRAAKDNPQLAEFIEECKQGGVAEADLATMEKKGMPTGIFVTHPLTGAQVEVWVGNYVLMGYGDGAVMAVPAHDERDFAFAKKYDLTITQVIGEKNADGTEKVFSTEAWQEWYATKDGYCVASGKYTGLSYKAAVDAIAADLAAKDLGEKKVQFRLRDWGISRQRYWGCPIPIIHCDSCGDVPVPDEQLPVVLPENVTVTGAGSPLAKMPEFYECTCPKCGKPARRETDTMDTFVESSWYFLRYCCPDNDKAMVDERVAYWCKGGIDQYIGGIEHAILHLLYSRFWTKLMRDTGLFGSEKLDEPFANLLTQGMVVAPTFYREEADGKKQWINPADVELTCDERGRPTAATLAADGLPVAIGGIEKMSKSKNNGVDPQALIDQFGADTARLFIMFASPPDQSLEWSDAGVEGGYRFLKRLWRLVFEHVSGGVVPAFAGGELSAELKTFRRQLHQTIGKVTDDYGRRQQFNTAIAAVMELLNAYAKLTDTSEAARQVRQEALEAVALLLFPIVPHICEALFTALKPGQTVGEQRFPTVDDSALVQDEIELVLQVNGKHRGNLRVPAQASKAEIEAAAIASEGAQRHLEGKPAKKVIVVPGRLVNIVV
- the xerD gene encoding site-specific tyrosine recombinase XerD; protein product: MKAVDADRNGQTDVAPAEIADIDDFCDALWLEDGLAKASLASYRSDLKHLARWLAQHGGSRLAEADESNLIGFVAELSGTLKSASQARYLATIRRFFRHLLRRGRIHSDPTLKIALPARQARLPKIISEKQIEALLAAPPDDTALGQRDRAMLETLYATGLRVSELVALKLHEINLDMGVVRAFGKGSKERLVPLGETAIDAIRDYLTVARRELLKGRQSDDLFVTARGAGMTRQAFWHLTKRYASGAGMDAARLSPHVLRHAFATHLLNHGADLRVVQMLLGHADISTTQIYTHVARERLKSLHVRHHPRG
- a CDS encoding TerC family protein, producing the protein MMELLTSPQLFWIPLAQIIGVNIVLSGDNAVVIALAARSLPPAQQKKAIVWGSGAAIVMRIVLTLTAVALLTMPYLKLVGSALLLWIGIQLINSDDEGENIESSSNLVAAIKTILIADLVMSLDNVIAVAAAAKGSFVLLMIGLAISIPLVIFGATMLLRLMERFPIIITIGAALLGYVSGEMAVTDPAVHHWINDNLPLLHNILPGSFAVLVVVVGKLLFKRKMAATALTEEKC
- a CDS encoding glutamate-5-semialdehyde dehydrogenase; amino-acid sequence: MDIKQYVETVGKQARQASRAMARADTRAKNLALQQIAAGIRQHSTAILEANHRDMTAAEAAGLETAMLDRLRLTEKSVAQMADGVEQIAALPDPIGEISDLKFRPSGIQVGKMRVPLGVIGIIYEARPNVTADAAALCLKSGNAAILRGGSEAIGSNRIIARLVQEGLVAAGLPAHAVQVIDTTDRAAVGHLITLRDHVDVIVPRGGKGLIARLLAESRIPMIQHLDGNCHVYLDDNADAAMALSIVENAKTQRYGTCNTTESLLVARSRANDLLPPIAAMLNAKGVEIRGCAETLAIIGNAVPASEEDYATEFLAPIISVKVVADIDEAIAHINHYSSHHTETIVSGDYGKALRFLREVDSASVMVNASTRFADGFEYGLGAEIGISTDKIHARGPVGLEGLTSQKWIVLGTGQVRS
- a CDS encoding aminotransferase class III-fold pyridoxal phosphate-dependent enzyme; the protein is MNCLGHSPAPVVRAIAEQAATLINPSPAFYNAPALELAGLLTANSGFDQVFFASSGAEANEGAIKLARKWGQLHKGGAHEIVTFVDAFHGRTLATMSASGKPGWDVLFRPQVEGFPKARLNDIDSVVACLGPKTVAIMLEPVQGEAGVIPASPEFLRALRALCDAQGLLLIADEVQTGCGRTGTLFAHTQAGIAPDIMTLGKGLGGGVPLAALLAKASVSCFSPGDQGGTYCGNPLVCAAGSAVLKTLLGDGFLARVRQAGERFAAGLAEISLAEGLGEVRQAGLLLALELGRASAAGVVELAREDGLLINAPRPHCLRLMPPLNSSDAEIDAGLALLQASIRRAHASADLA